A single window of Lacerta agilis isolate rLacAgi1 chromosome 12, rLacAgi1.pri, whole genome shotgun sequence DNA harbors:
- the LOC117056004 gene encoding uncharacterized protein LOC117056004 — translation MSCSLANYATFQGTFYCKSHHQLLAGVKKRSQEENAGIRQRDQQLQIAVQPSPGLGSKNRNNRPGKLLAREKMQPPFSGLYSQANLRPTRQAKQEMASKNKPRTSWPPLKEAAGKEIGRKYGSPGATKRPSQDAVSILRCRSGADGSLREALGGKSIAESAQAGKKQSQLPRVTFAKHGSRWIETAGGSGDLRVLGKRQLFAGESILGAQGRKKGLSVAERAVMFQGNPLKMKRSVPVVSPLTSTPLESPSFGSLPSHSEALKTSKATSFDASGVTAAGASSLAKGSLEGKRLSSGSSSSKGASDERHAEQILLRAELLPKVRVPLPALAPADSRQQLPEASKGNMSITLACDEAGQPSHITAKPTEVHKPSQAKAESSVYLPERKGEQSNDEEALGSSPDSLETCLAADQVSEHSWEGRIEFPGREMQAVIDPASLQRPENQLYPETHNSKEAENRREKEMQAGGDLDGTETQNGILQEVSQNSKPEERATTSDEEAEIEGHSASSSQAEYAQKMGVPQRNDPQDSTSNTAPFTCENLEPGDLLAKIANTNEEIPGKASSDNNIQLEEETFRRTILQVKDQGTFGSCEVPHLTEKQVMGSTKVAMKPQSEDGSGAQAICSKETTKESARKQKERNPLARLFASKTQGRACKQEEPAVTKKALKTQSALATLFGYSLEKDKIPKAVAKPSMKTSSGKGLPLVCFSDLPKLGTCKESETSGLIQAKGSEAGLWDSEENYGSHTKDGHKESSPPLDSTKAFSADALPIELSTDISSSIEAVSGMKGLEVPKQSNLKMETVLSDNNKSSLFSSFHDSLATPTENPLLCSTSSLMETMTEINVNSRGDPYDQDLQNFPNQPAMDAQYLETKAENVSLLGPSREDKAQCDYQVPDMLLFSMGVDRSASMDGSGSLDLDTGSMKVKNEACSGLSASENISEVNNLHHFSESEPPRAISLNINDTPGTGNSEMFQNPQSCLQLSEDGLGLRVEKSTADGYPSGKVDIPSLLGSLQHIPELLRDTIQRNTEGRAAATEQSPEEMMPAEKSGGFSGSLL, via the coding sequence ATGTCTTGCAGCTTAGCCAACTATGCCACCTTCCAGGGCACATTTTATTGCAAATCTCATCACCAGCTGCTTGCCGGGGTTAAGAAAAGGAGCCAAGAGGAAAACGCAGGCATCCGTCAAAGAGATCAGCAGCTGCAGATAGCCGTGCAGCCAAGTCCAGGACTGGGGTCGAAGAATAGAAATAATCGCCCAGGAAAGCTCCTCGCCAGAGAGAAAATGCAGCCGCCGTTTTCTGGTTTGTACTCTCAGGCTAACCTGAGACCGACTAGGCAAGCCAAGCAAGAGATGGCCTCAAAGAACAAGCCCAGAACTAGTTGGCCCCCTTTAAAGGAAGCGGCTGGAAAAGAAATAGGTcggaaatatggcagccctggaGCAACCAAGAGACCATCGCAAGATGCCGTATCGATTCTGCGGTGCCGGAGTGGAGCAGATGGGAGCCTCCGCGAGGCCCTGGGAGGCAAATCGATAGCAGAAAGTGCTCAGGCGGGAAAGAAGCAAAGCCAATTACCCAGAGTCACATTTGCAAAGCACGGTTCGCGCTGGATTGAAACAGCAGGTGGGAGCGGAGACTTGAGAGTATTAGGAAAGAGACAGTTGTTCGCGGGTGAAAGCATCCTAGGAGCtcagggaaggaagaaaggacTCAGCGTAGCAGAAAGGGCTGTGATGTTCCAAGGCAACCCACTCAAAATGAAGAGGAGCGTTCCTGTAGTCTCACCTTTAACATCAACCCCtctggagtctccttcttttggTTCACTGCCCTCCCATTCAGAAGCACTCAAAACTAGTAAAGCAACATCTTTTGATGCTTCAGGAGTTACTGCAGCTGGTGCTTCTAGTCTTGCAAAAGGTTCTCTTGAGGGCAAGAGGCTTAGTAGTGGATCTTCCTCCAGCAAGGGTGCATCTGACGAAAGGCATGCAGAGCAGATTTTGCTAAGAGCTGAGCTTCTTCCTAAAGTCAGGGTCCCACTGCCTGCTTTGGCACCAGCAGACAGCAGACAGCAGCTTCCAGAAGCCAGCAAAGGTAACATGTCAATCACTCTGGCATGTGATGAGGCTGGACAACCGAGTCACATCACTGCTAAACCAACAGAGGTCCACAAGCCCTCCCAGGCGAAGGCTGAATCCTCAGTATATCTACCTGAGCGCAAAGGTGAGCAAAGCAATGATGAGGAGGCATTGGGTTCTTCTCCTGATTCATTGGAGACATGCCTGGCAGCTGACCAGGTAAGTGAGCATTCATGGGAAGGCAGGATTGAGTTCCCTGGGAGAGAAATGCAAGCAGTGATAGACCCAGCGAGCTTGCAGAGGCCAGAAAACCAACTTTATCCTGAAACCCACAACAGCAAGGAGGCAGAGAAtagaagggagaaagaaatgcaGGCAGGAGGAGATTTAGACGGCACTGAGACACAAAATGGCATTCTTCAAGAGGTCTCCCAAAATAGCAAACCTGAGGAAAGAGCCACCACTTCAGATGAGGAAGCAGAAATAGAAGGCCATTCAGCATCCAGCTCACAAGCAGAATACGCTCAAAAAATGGGCGTTCCTCAAAGAAATGACCCACAAGACTCCACTTCCAACACAGCACCATTCACTTGTGAAAACCTGGAACCAGGTGACCTACTTGCAAAAATAGCCAACACAAATGAAGAGATACCAGGAAAGGCTAGCAGTGACAATAATATCCAGCTTGAGGAAGAAACTTTCAGGAGGACCATCCTTCAGGTCAAAGACCAAGGAACATTCGGCTCCTGTGAGGTCCCACATTTGACTGAAAAGCAAGTGATGGGAAGTACAAAGGTGGCTATGAAACCTCAGAGCGAAGATGGCTCAGGTGCACAGGCAATTTGCAGTAAGGAGACCACGAAGGAGTCTgctagaaagcaaaaggaaaggaacCCTTTGGCTCGACTTTTTGCTTCCAAAACTCAAGGCAGAGCATgcaagcaggaagaaccagcagTGACTAAGAAAGCACTTAAGACTCAATCTGCCTTAGCCACACTCTTTGGATATTCTTTGGAGAAAGACAAGATCCCAAAGGCAGTAGCAAAGCCTTCAATGAAAACCAGCAGTGGAAAAGGATTGCCGCTTGTCTGTTTCTCAGACTTACCAAAGCTTGGCACCTGCAAGGAAAGTGAGACCTCAGGTCTTATTCAAGCAAAAGGTTCAGAAGCAGGCCTTTGGGATTCAGAGGAGAATTATGGAAGCCACACAAAGGATGGGCACAAAGAAAGTTCTCCACCCTTGGACAGCACCAAAGCCTTCAGTGCTGATGCGCTTCCCATAGAGCTGAGCACAGACATTTCAAGTAGCATTGAAGCAGTGTCTGGAATGAAGGGTCTTGAAGTTCCCAAACAATCCAATTtgaaaatggaaacagtgctCTCGGACAACAACAAGTCCTCACTGTTTTCCAGCTTTCATGATTCTCTGGCAACTCCTACAGAGAACCCGTTGCTATGTTCTACGAGCTCCTTGATGGAAACAATGACAGAAATAAATGTTAACTCTAGAGGTGATCCTTATGATCAAGATCTACAAAACTTCCCTAACCAGCCTGCCATGGATGCTCAGTATTTAGAAACGAaggctgaaaatgtttctttattgGGCCCTTCAAGAGAAGACAAGGCTCAGTGTGACTATCAAGTTCCTGACATGCTTCTATTTTCTATGGGGGTAGACAGATCAGCAAGCATGGATGGAAGTGgctctcttgatctggacacagGGAGCATGAAAGTCAAAAACGAAGCTTGCTCTGGCTTAAGCGCTTCAGAAAACATCTCAGAGGTGAACAACCTGCACCATTTTTCAGAATCTGAGCCCCCTAGAGCAATCAGTCTTAATATCAACGACACTCCAGGAACTGGAAATTCTGAGATGTTTCAGAACCCACAATCCTGCCTTCAGCTGAGTGAAGATGGACTTGGACTCCGTGTTGAAAAATCCACTGCTGATGGTTACCCCAGTGGAAAAGTGGACATCCCTTCACTGCTTGGATCTCTCCAGCATATCCCAGAGCTCCTTAGAGATACCATTCAGCGTAACACTGAAGGACGTGCAGCTGCAACAGAACAATCCCCGGAAGAGATGATGCCAGCAGAGAAGAGTGGTGGGTTCTCAGGAAGCCTTCTGTAA